The Hordeum vulgare subsp. vulgare chromosome 7H, MorexV3_pseudomolecules_assembly, whole genome shotgun sequence DNA window TTTATGCAGCCTAAATTAATGGGTGTGGTCTTGAATCATGGTTATTGGGTTAAGAgtatgttttcttttttttccgttgcaacgcacgggctcttttgctagtaataataaagcaaatagggtttctggtcTCCGTCGTGGCAGTTTTGCAAAAAtgtccctatacttttgggtattCAACCCGTCATCCAGATGTAAGTGACTAACCAAGAAAACGTTTCGTTCTTATAAAAAGAACCTCGCATTTTGGAGTATTCCACCCGAAATCCTTCTTTCAAGATAAGGTTTCGTTTTTGTGTAGGGGGCGGTGCGGTGGGCGCGGGACAAGGCCAAGGGCGCACGCAAGCTGCGCGCCGCCGACGTCGCCCTCAACCACCGCCTCGTCTCCTGGCGCGTCGGCGGCGGCGCCGGGGACGGCCCGGCCGCCACGGGCGGGTACAACTACAGGGGCGCCTCCGCGTCCGCCGTGCTCGCCCACCCCGCCGACGGCAACAGCTGGCAtgccgaggacgaggaggaggacgacgccgaTCTCGAAGCCGCCGCCCCGAGGGGGATCTCTGACATGTACGACCTCATCATCGGCCTCCAGGCCGCGCTCTCACGGTATTCCGCCATGGATCAGGGAGTGGTAACCCCTACGGATTTTGAGGCCGCGGTGTTGTTACTTTCCGTGTTTTGCATGTTGTTACTTGCAGAATGTGGATACTTTGTTCGCGCTTAAAAATCAATCTGCCAACTCGTTGATCTCGATTCTTATCAGTTTTGTGTGTGGGCGCAATGCAGAGGGAATGTGGCAGCAGATGACCATGAACAGCGGTGTCACTATGCAATCTGGGCCATATCATGTGCGGCCAGGGGAGCCGGACTGCACCTACTACCTCAGGACTGGATTGTGCAGTTTCGGCATGAGCTGCACGTTCAATCACCCTCAGGACAGGAATACGGTGAGCAGACTACCTCTCCCAGCTGTTGTTTTTATACTGCTCTGTTTCACATGTTCACAATCGTCACGGTTACGTTTTCCACATTTTCCAATATATTCTATCCTCATGTAGTACATAAGCAGGACTGTAAAATGAATACGCAATTAGTACATCTTATGTTGATTTGTTCCTATTGCACCATGGAATCAAATGTAGCAACTTTGACTGAATTTAAGGCAATATTTAATGCGCAAAATGCTCAGTATCATGATTCATATGACCACCTTTAGATATTTAGGCGCTTTCTCATTCAAAGCGCGTAAGTATCCTAACATCAGTAAATATGTTTTGATTCAGCCGCCCGCACCCCTCTGCCTCTGCTGCTGCTGTGCAGTTCCCTTCTAATCTGCATCAGCATCTGCTCTGCTCCTGTTAATTCATCGCGCCCCTGTGTGTAAAATTAAGAAAAAAAGACAAACTAAAGAAAGAAGATACATACTGAGGGGCTAAAGAGTAAACTGAAGACTGACAAGAAATATTGATGGACTGTCATGTTAGttcaaaactaactactcacttTAGCTATGGATCAGTACAGATAATTAGGGGCAACAAAATAGCTACACAAAGTTGGAAGAGAAAAAAGTTGTAGACCAGAGGTAGCTTGCCTCATTGATTGGTAATCTGGGTACATTTTATGAAGAAGATTGTTGTGTGCTAAGTTGGTTTCTTTTATATAAATGGAGTCGGGGGGGCTTTCTGATTGTCTAAAATAAAATTTATGAAGAATAGGCAGAAAAACAGATGTAGATCTGTGCAGCATCACACGAAGATATAATTCTTAGCTCAAACACAAATTTTATTATGACATTTTCTCGTAAGCATAGCATCACTTAGTAAGAGAAACTATAAATATACAGATGCAAATTTTACTTTCCTAAGAAGAAATAAAGATTTTACTAGCGGAAACAGTGTATCAAAGAAATAACAGTAGTGTGTAATGGCATGCAACATTCTGTAATCATTCACCATGGTGGTCTTCTGAAAAAAGCTAGAGCTCTGCTTTTTTGAAAACCTGACCACCTCAAGCATCTGGTTCCGGTTAAAATTCAGATAAACATACAGATACGTCCACTTCTAGCATATCACTTGATTTAAATCGATGAGAACACACATAGCTGGCTACTCTACATTCAAAGAGCCCATGTATGGAGCAACTCCCTACCGATTTCTTGAAACCCCTGGTGTCC harbors:
- the LOC123409045 gene encoding uncharacterized protein LOC123409045, with product MAFIEVSAFLSPLSVDCWLASFLIPSLTSTQHLDNCVLRPIVALNLRCLTELYLYQRLSYMEVLDCLRLKVIENKASNISSFQFAGNEVQLSLGKSLQVKSLKLHHSCVISHAIDKLPSIVPNLERLNIISPHEGAVRWARDKAKGARKLRAADVALNHRLVSWRVGGGAGDGPAATGGYNYRGASASAVLAHPADGNSWHAEDEEEDDADLEAAAPRGISDIGNVAADDHEQRCHYAIWAISCAARGAGLHLLPQDWIVQFRHELHVQSPSGQEYGEQTTSPSCCFYTALFHMFTIVTVTFSTFSNIFYPHVVHKQDCKMNTQLVHLMLICSYCTMESNVATLTEFKAIFNAQNAQYHDSYDHL